Part of the Candidatus Margulisiibacteriota bacterium genome is shown below.
TATATCAGCAAGGAACTCCTCAAGAGTAACGATGCAAGAGTTAACTTTATTGTAAAAGGCATGCCTAACTATTTTGTGATCGATGAAAATATTAATAAAGTGTTTTCCTCACTGGATACTCCTTCTGGAATATGTGCTGTTTACAAGAAAACTTCCTCAAAAATTGACATGAAAAAGTCCGTGTTATATTTAAACGGGATAAGTGATCCTGGAAATCTTGGAGCCATTCTTAGAAATGCAGTTGCTTTTGGTATTAAAAATGTTGTAGTGGATAGTCGCTGCGTGGATATATATAATCCTAAAACTCTTAATGCAGGCAAAGATGCAGTTTTTAAGTTGAACATCGAGGAAGATAAAAGTCTTATATTAATGAAAAGCATTAAAGAAAAGATGCCAATTATTTCAACAAATGTGAAACAAGGACAAAACTTAAAAGAGATTGAAGCGACAAAACTTTTTTGTTTAGTTTTGGGGAGCGAATCGCATGGTGTTAGCAGTGAAATTGAAAAGTTATCAGATAAGCTTGTAACCATCAAAATGACAACAGAGATGGAATCCTTAAATGTTGCAGTAGCTTCCGGAATACTTTTGTACGAGTTAGTAAATTAAATATGGGATATCAGCAAATTAGTTTTAATTTACCAACTGACTATACTAAGGAAGATTTGCGTCAGAAGATTGCCAAGAAGCTAAGATTAACTGAATTTACATATCATATTGAAAATAAAAGTTTAGATGCTCGTAATAAAAAAGATATTCATTGGCAAATTAAGGTAGAAGTGTTTGCGAAGTCAATTAAAGGTTTTTTGCCAAAACCACCAAAGCTAAAGATAACTTTTAAAAATAGAAAACAAAAAGTCCTTGTTGTCGGAAGTGGTCCAGCTGGATTTTTTTCTGCTTATGTTTTACAAAAGGCAGGCTTTCAAACAACAATTATTGAACAAGGCAAGGAAGTTATTGGAAGGGCTAAGGGGATAAAGAAGTTTGAAGCAACAGGGATATTTGATGTTACTGCAAATTATGCGTTTGGTGAGGGTGGAGCAGGAACTTTTTCTGATGGTAAATTAACTGCTAGGAGCAAACATGCTTCTTTAGAAAAACAGTTTGTCTTGGATAGCTATATTGAGGCTGGTGCGCCAGAAGAGATTACATATTTAGCGCATCCACATTTAGGTAGTGATAATCTTATTTCATTAGTAAAAAAGCTTCGTGAAATGTTTCAAGAAATTGGTGGAAAGATAGAGTTTGAAACTTCCTTAGTTGATATCGTTGTTAAAAAAGGTAAGGTTGTTGAAGCTAAAACAAGCATTGGTATTTTGGAGGCTGATTATTTTATTGTTGCTCCAGGACATTCCTCTTATTCTACCTATAGAATGTTGCTTAAAAGGGGAGTTAAGTTTAGTTCCAAAAATTTTGCAATTGGAGCAAGAGTTGAGCATCCACAAACACTTATAAATAAAGCTCAGTGGGGAAAAGAAAATTTGCCCGGTTTAACTTCGGCAGAATACAGATTAACCTACAATTCGCCCAACAGTTCCTCTGTTTATTCTTTTTGTATGTGTCCTGGTGGTGTGATTGTACCCTCAACTTCGATAGCAGGGAGTAGTACAGTTAACGGAATGAGTTTTTACAAGAGAAACGGTCAATTTGCCAACGCTGCTTGCGTGGTAGCATTGAATTTAAATAATTTATTACAAAAGGAAGTAAGTGCAATTGAATCCTTGGATTGGGTTGAGCAACTGGAGCAATCCTTTTATCAGGCAACAAATAGTTATAAAATCCCTACTTGTAGTATTTCTGATTTTATTACAGGTAAAGATGTTAGGCCATTAACTGTAACTAGCTATCCGCTTGGAGTTGTTGCTTCTCCACTTTGGGAAATGCTTCCAGCCACCATTAGTAGTTCGTTAAAAGAAGGGTTGATAGACTTTAGTAAAAAATTAAAAGGTTTTGAGGAAGGTCAGATTATGGGATTAGAAAGTAAAACATCAGCTCCAATACAAGCCTTACGTGATGAACAAATGAGCTGTGTAGGGTTTGATAATTTATATGTAGTTGGTGAAGGTAGCGGTTATAGCGGTGGGATTATTTCTAGTGCTGTTGATGGAATTAAAATTGCGATGAATCTTATCAAATAATTAATGAATTCTGGTTATTTTTAATTATTTTGGTATGATATTTAAGTAATGCTAAGAGTATTTAAAAGAAATGTCCTATTTATTTATTGTTTTATTGCGTTATTGCTAGCCAGTGTTTACGTTTATTCTGATGCTTATCAGTTTAAGTATGTTAATTATGATGATAATGAATATGTGTCAGAGAACTATGCAATTCAAAAGGGCATAACTACAGAAAGCCTCCAATGGTGTTTTACGGCTGTACATTCTAATAACTGGCATCCGGTTACTTGGATATCTCATATGATTGATTTTACTTTATTTGGTATAAATCCTGCTGCACATCATCTAGTTAGTGTAATTATTCATCTAGTAAACGTTATTCTGTTGTTTGTGCTTTTGTATTTATTAACCGGCGTTAAGTGGCCACCTTTGTTTGTGGCAGCTTTGTTTTCTTTACATCCAACCCATGTTGAGTCGGTAGCTTGGATTGCCGAACGAAAAGATGTGTTAAGTGCCTTCTTTATGTTTTTAACAATAATTTTTTATTATTTATATATTAAAGGAAATGGTTTTAAAAAATGGGGCAATTACCTTATTGCTCTCTTCTTTTTTGCTTTAGGTTTAATGTCTAAGCCAATGCTTGTTACCTTGCCTTTTGTCTTGCTGTTATTAGATTTTTGGCCCTTAGGAAGATTAAAAAAAGAGCTTTGGGTTTGGGTTGAAAAAATACCTTTTTTTGTATTAACAGTTATTTCTTCTTATTTAACTTTTTGGGCTCAGCAGAGCATGGGAGCCGTTCAATCTGTTAATCAATTCCCGATTTTCTTGAGAATACAGAATGCAACATTTGCAGTAATAAAGTACATCGGCAAATTTTTTTGGCCACATCCATTAGTTGTTTTTTATCCTTATAATCAGTATATTTCTATTTTTGCTTTTATTCTTTTTTTGTTAATTATTTTATTTCTCACCTTTATTTTTTTAAAACAGTATAAAACAAGAAAGTATTTGATTGTTGGTTGGTTGTGGTTTCTTGGAACCTTAGTTCCTGTTATTGGGATAGTCCAGGTGGGAACTCAGGCAATGGCAGATAGATATACGTATTTAACTTATATTGGTTTAACCATAATTCTTGCGTGGGGAATATATGAGTATCTGAAGAAGTTTAAAAATCACGAAATAATTTATGCAGTTATTGTTGTTTTTTTGATTTTTATCCAGGTGCCTCTGACAAAACTTCAAGCGTCTTATTGGGAAGGGCCGATTAAGCTGTTTGAACATCAGCTGAAGTATGAGATTGGGACTCCGCTTATTTTGAATAATTTAGGGCTCTCTTATAGCGAGATTGGTCAGACAGATAAGGCAATAACCTCCTATTATCAAGCGTTAGAAATCAACCCAACATACTTTAGCGTTCTTAATAATTTGGGGTCTGCATTATCTTCCAAGGGAGATATTAAAGGCTCTATTAAGTATTATTTGAAAGCTGTTGATTCTGACCCCAACAATCCACTTATTTATAGAATTTATAATAATTTAGGTATAGCAGCAATTTATGAGAATAGGCTAAATGATGCTGTTAGTTATTTTGAGAAAGCGATGAATTTAGAGCCCGGATATGACGCAACTTACAATAACATGGGCGTAGCAATGGAAAAACTGGGCAGGTTAGACGATGCTATTTTTTATTATAGGCAAGGTATCATTATTAATCCAAGATATTCTGGCTTGTATAACAATATTGGCTTAGCTTATGGTAAGAAGGGTGAAGTAGATAAGGCAATAGAATATTTTCAGAGAGCTATTCAAGCAGATCCGAATAATGGTACTGCTATAGACAATTTACGTTTAGCTAAACAGTATAAAGCAGAGGGGATGTAATGATCAAAACAGTTGTAGTTCTTCCAGCTTATAATGCTGAAAAAACCTTAAAAAAAGTTGTTGCTGAAATTCCTGAAAGTGACGATTTGCAAATTCTTTTAGTAGACGATGCAAGTGTAGATGGAACAGTGGCTTTGGCAAAGCAGCTAGGGATTAAGGTGTTTGAGCACGATAAAAACAAAGGATATGGTGGCAATCAAAAGACTTGTTATCGCAATGCGCTAGACTTTGATCCTAAATATGTTGTCATGCTTCATCCTGACTATCAGTATGATCCTAAGTTGATTCCAATAATGATAGAGATGTTGGAGATTAACCTTTGTGACGTCGTTCTTGGTTCTAGAATTAGGAGCAGGGAGGAGGCACTAAAAGGGGGGATGCCTTTTTATAAATACATATCAAACAGGTTTTTAACCTTGTTCCAAAATTTTTTTAGTGGTCAGAATTTGTCAGAATGGCACACGGGGATGAGAGCTTTTAAGTCAGAAGTTCTCAGAAAAGTTGATTATTCTGGGCAGTCTGATGATTTTGTGTTTGATACACAGATGCTTTTTAATTCACTTAGAGCAGGTTTTAAAATTGGAGAAATCCATGTTCCGGTGAGATACT
Proteins encoded:
- a CDS encoding RNA methyltransferase produces the protein MQNIITSKSNEKVNFLSRLSQKKYRDRFGKFLIENLVTIHDAFIDGLKPESIYISKELLKSNDARVNFIVKGMPNYFVIDENINKVFSSLDTPSGICAVYKKTSSKIDMKKSVLYLNGISDPGNLGAILRNAVAFGIKNVVVDSRCVDIYNPKTLNAGKDAVFKLNIEEDKSLILMKSIKEKMPIISTNVKQGQNLKEIEATKLFCLVLGSESHGVSSEIEKLSDKLVTIKMTTEMESLNVAVASGILLYELVN
- a CDS encoding NAD(P)/FAD-dependent oxidoreductase, which gives rise to MGYQQISFNLPTDYTKEDLRQKIAKKLRLTEFTYHIENKSLDARNKKDIHWQIKVEVFAKSIKGFLPKPPKLKITFKNRKQKVLVVGSGPAGFFSAYVLQKAGFQTTIIEQGKEVIGRAKGIKKFEATGIFDVTANYAFGEGGAGTFSDGKLTARSKHASLEKQFVLDSYIEAGAPEEITYLAHPHLGSDNLISLVKKLREMFQEIGGKIEFETSLVDIVVKKGKVVEAKTSIGILEADYFIVAPGHSSYSTYRMLLKRGVKFSSKNFAIGARVEHPQTLINKAQWGKENLPGLTSAEYRLTYNSPNSSSVYSFCMCPGGVIVPSTSIAGSSTVNGMSFYKRNGQFANAACVVALNLNNLLQKEVSAIESLDWVEQLEQSFYQATNSYKIPTCSISDFITGKDVRPLTVTSYPLGVVASPLWEMLPATISSSLKEGLIDFSKKLKGFEEGQIMGLESKTSAPIQALRDEQMSCVGFDNLYVVGEGSGYSGGIISSAVDGIKIAMNLIK
- a CDS encoding tetratricopeptide repeat protein, whose translation is MLRVFKRNVLFIYCFIALLLASVYVYSDAYQFKYVNYDDNEYVSENYAIQKGITTESLQWCFTAVHSNNWHPVTWISHMIDFTLFGINPAAHHLVSVIIHLVNVILLFVLLYLLTGVKWPPLFVAALFSLHPTHVESVAWIAERKDVLSAFFMFLTIIFYYLYIKGNGFKKWGNYLIALFFFALGLMSKPMLVTLPFVLLLLDFWPLGRLKKELWVWVEKIPFFVLTVISSYLTFWAQQSMGAVQSVNQFPIFLRIQNATFAVIKYIGKFFWPHPLVVFYPYNQYISIFAFILFLLIILFLTFIFLKQYKTRKYLIVGWLWFLGTLVPVIGIVQVGTQAMADRYTYLTYIGLTIILAWGIYEYLKKFKNHEIIYAVIVVFLIFIQVPLTKLQASYWEGPIKLFEHQLKYEIGTPLILNNLGLSYSEIGQTDKAITSYYQALEINPTYFSVLNNLGSALSSKGDIKGSIKYYLKAVDSDPNNPLIYRIYNNLGIAAIYENRLNDAVSYFEKAMNLEPGYDATYNNMGVAMEKLGRLDDAIFYYRQGIIINPRYSGLYNNIGLAYGKKGEVDKAIEYFQRAIQADPNNGTAIDNLRLAKQYKAEGM
- a CDS encoding glycosyltransferase family 2 protein — translated: MIKTVVVLPAYNAEKTLKKVVAEIPESDDLQILLVDDASVDGTVALAKQLGIKVFEHDKNKGYGGNQKTCYRNALDFDPKYVVMLHPDYQYDPKLIPIMIEMLEINLCDVVLGSRIRSREEALKGGMPFYKYISNRFLTLFQNFFSGQNLSEWHTGMRAFKSEVLRKVDYSGQSDDFVFDTQMLFNSLRAGFKIGEIHVPVRYFPEASSINFMRSCKYGLLTVWETLKYSWFKLFK